Part of the Sylvia atricapilla isolate bSylAtr1 chromosome 1, bSylAtr1.pri, whole genome shotgun sequence genome, GCAACCATTGACCATGAAGTTACACCCTACATTCCTTTTTTGCAATACTTCATGGCCATCTTACATACACTTCCTATCATAAGATCTTCTTCTGGGGTCATTAGCATTTTCCATGTAACTTCTTGCTTATCTGGTGTTGGCAATCTCTAGCTTGGATAGTACCTTCTAGCCCATAAGTTAGCCTCCTCTTCTGTTCAGCTCTGGAAATGGATTGCATGCTAATGAGATGCAGGAGTTTATCAGTTTAGTTTTCTTCGTTCTCAAAATTTGAAAGGAATTTGGCTGTAGCCTTTATGCAGCTATTACAATACACAGTAATGTattgcatattttatttaacattaTTAATGCACTGCCATCTTGTGACAGTCTGTCTGTTGAATATGGATTGATTGTATCTGCCAAGTATCAAGTCTTTACAGTGAGTGGGATTTTCTGATAGTTGACTTACTAAGAATTGTTCTTTTCAAGGGATTAGTTGAAAATAGCATCTGTCTCACAGACTGCAGGTGGTCCAGTGCAGTGTAACTCCCTGGGAGAAATAAGGCAAGACCTGCTTCTGTCTCCTGAGCTCCCAGGAAGCATAATAGAGAACTTAAGATGTTCTGCTCCTTATGGTATATCATTCCTTCCCTGTGGAAAGTGCTTTTTACATAGTCTGTTCACTTAAAGGTCATCAGAAAGCCCTTTCCTGAAACACAGTAAGGACAGCCAACTATGGAGAAATACTATACACTTCCTACTTGATATATTTACATTCTCAAGTACTTTGTATACATCTGTTTTATGACTACTCTGCTTGTCAGCATCACCCGACATAATTTTTGACAGCGGCTTTGTTCTTCTAAGACCCAGCAACTATAACTCAGGTCCTCAGAAGGTGGGCCTTAGTGCTACTACAGCAATACCAGCCCAGGTTACTGTGTGAATATCAGGGCCCAGGCATCATATATCAACTTTGGTTTTGTAAAAAGACCCTGCGTAGTAATATAAAGTCAAGACATCCACAAAAGATGTGACTTTGCGGGGGGGATGTTACCTCCAAGTTGATCAGTAAAACAATTCAGCTCAGTTTTGGATGTAAAAGACCTCAGTTAAATAGAACTAAACCAAATGTGGCACCTCACAGCCCTGAAAACTTCATAAACTGGGAAATATGTTGTGAGACTGCAACAACACTGTCTTAATGTTCTGTCTTCTACTGCTGTTATCTTCACCAATATCCTTACTGGTTAACTTCTGCAGGTGAGCTATTTATCTTCTTTAGTTTGTTTTCTAACAGTTTAGCACCTTGAATCAGCTCACCCTTGAATCATCACTACTACCAGGGAAGGGTCATGACCACTCGTCCTAGAAGGACTTTTTGTCTTAGACCAGATCAGACGTAACACATAGGCCACAGTTTATACACTTGGCAGTAGTCCCATTTTTATCTCTCAACCCTCATCAGTCCCACACTGTCCTTTGCAAGTCCGTCTCCCATTCCTTCAGTTACTTTAACACCCTTCCTGCATGCTTTTGCCATATGCCAATACGGAGATGATGCTTTGTACAGATGGGAAACACTGTTCCAAATAGCTAGATGAAGAGTTTAACATACAAAAATTTGGTTTTCATAGAATCAAGTAgtggaatattaaaaaacaaattgaTCACAGGTCTGTAGGCGAAGGATGTAGAAGTACTCATTTTATGAAAGATGCCATTTTCCCCCCACTTCATCTTTTAGGTGAACTTCCTGGAAGATACACAAGTTGCTACTTCTAGTAGAGGCCAAGACCCATCGTCGTCACACCACAATATAAATTTAACCCAGACACTTCAGAACAGTTTCAGTCCTCCTGATGCCATACTACTAAGAGCAGACTATCCTACTCAAATAAATTCAAAACCAAGACACTTACAAAGGCAAGAGCTTTTCCCTCAATCAAGCTCTGAGACCACAAATTCAGAATCACTATTTCATGGGTCAAATTTGACAGGactgttttcagctgctgaCCTTAGAAATCTAACAGCCCAAGATGGTAATTTTGATGAAATTAAGCTCATGTCTTTGGCTTTGGAGGAAGGCTTTGGTCCTCTAGAAGCTTCTCAGATCTTTGAAGAGCCTTGCTCAGATTCAGGACTACCTTTGAATTCAAATCACAGCACCATCTCTTATTCAGTCTGCTGTGAGGATTCTGTTGGGTACAGCAGTGGTGTTAAATCTGCTCCTTCACATGGCTTAGGAGCTGTTGGTGGCCACTGCCAAGAAAACATTAAGCACAGCTATGTGGGATATCCAGGTGATGCACAGTGCCCTACAGAAGCCACGCTTCAGCAGTTTTTTCATAATCACACTTACAATCAGCTGCCAAGTCAAGCGGCATCCACTCCAGAGCATCATCAACAGATGTGGATGAAGAAATCAAATGAAGTAGAAGACAGGTGCCATAATTCTACTGCTACTAACCGGAGCAGAGATGAATGTCGTGCAAAAGCTCTGAGAATACCATTTTCAGTCGATGAAATTGTGAGCATGTCTGTTGACTCTTTCAACACCATGCTAGCAAAGAACCAGCTGACAGAAACTCAGGTATCACTTCTACGTGACATCAGACgaagaggaaaaaacaaggtAGCTGCCCAAAAATGTCGAAAACGCAAACTGAATGCAATTCTTAACTTGGAAGAAGATGTGTGTAATCTCCAAACACAAAAGGAGAGCCTTAAAAAGGAGCACTCCCAGTGTAGCAAATCAATCAACCagataaagcaaaaattaaatagcTTGTACCATGACATTTTCAGTAGACTGAGGGATGACCAGGGCAGACCTGTTAACCCACGCCAATATGTCATTCATTGTAGTAGCAATGGTGGTGTTTTCATAATACCCAAACATTTGGCCAAATCTGAACAGAAACAAGATaacagaaaagagcagaaacaaaTGTAAGATGACTGGAGATCACCTGAATCACCTTTATTTTGCCTGAAAGGGTGATGAGAGTATTTATGTGAAGACTGAAGGTCAGTGATTACAGCAGTACAGAAACAACTACACTTGAGGAGAAACACTCTGTGTTCAAGGGTCTGGCAAACCCAACCGTGATCTGTTAGAAGGTCCATAAGCTGGGGCTTCTGGATGAGGGAATCTGTTTAGCTTTAGTTAGAATTAAAGGAGCTAGACCATCAGTGTAGTGTAGCGTTATAGATAGATGTTAAAACTAGGAATTTAGTAAACATCTGTGAGAGAGAAAAGTCAACTTTAGAGCAACATtacacatgaaagaaaatgttttagtCTTGAATACTTGACTCTTTAAACAGAGAATGACCTTATTTTATTCTCTAGCGCTGAAAGAAAAGTTCTAGTTAATCTTCAACTTCAATCCACTGTGGATTTACACAGGCTCAAGAGAGATAACCACATGCATTTATTCAGAATGACTCTGCTTTTCCTAGTTTTCCTTTGAGGAAAGCCACCTGGGAGGCTACTGAATTTTTCCTCACTACTTTCACCATCGTAACTCCAAGCAAAGATAACCTGGATAACCTGCCACTTAGTCTTACAACTCATACACTCAATCTGCAAACAGATGCTGAAAAATAGTGTGAGATTCAGTAATTCTTACTTTCATCTGCAACTCAATCATTCTCAACTTTCTTCCACAAAAATGACCAATGGTGGAGTTCCTGCTCTGTTTCCTAGTGACTGTGATATTACCTGCGtaccttctcttttcctccccctttgaCACCTTCCTTAAGGTACTTGAGTTtttctctgtggcttttttAACCGGTATTTTTAAGTGTCTTTAATgttccagatttttttaaaggtgcaTTTTACATagtctttaaattaaattgaacCAAATTACTATTTATCTATACTTGTAATTATGAGGTTACACTCTGATAGTGCTCCAAATGAAGAGTTTTTTGGTTTGACATTTATTTGTGCTATTAAAAGTAAGAAGTTTTTTTACCTCACTCACTTAAAACATACTATCCTTTACTGTTTTACAGCTGGAAATGGGTTTTCAAAAGAGATGGGCTAAAAGGCCTGTAATAAATGATAAGAATGTTGAGGTATATTATGATGAAAATTACTAATATTAATGTCTagataacaaaaaaatactttttcattttataactaaaacacataaaactagtatttaaataaagttcTCATTAGTCATGGCATGATGACAGTGGAGCAAATTTACATTCAggtatgttaaaaaaaatcatttgtacCAAACATGTAAGAGCTACACACACAAGCTTAAATGCCACCTACTGAAGAAACAAACTGCCACTGGCGTGGAAGTCCCATTAGCTGCTTGCACTTATCTCTAATAAAACTGATGCCATTATGTGGTATTTTCTAAAAAGGGAGCCCTAAGATTTTGCCAAGTGTGCTGAATTATCAAGAATGAAATCAGcctgttttaataattttctcagcattttctattaaaagatttctttaaatgtgtatgtgtgttgTTTATTGGTTTCATCACAGGCTCAAATTGCTAAGTGTAAATTCATAGCAGAAAGTCTCATTACTGAGGCCATGCAATTTCTTGCTGTTGGTTAAGCATCAGTGTGAGACACATCTATCCCAATTGGTTTTCAAATGGGATTTGTCTACTGGCTACATCACAAAATTCAACCAAAACATGCAATAGGTACCCGATATGTATGATGAGTTGCAAACTTTCTAGTTGGGGGGGAGGGAAAGGTACATTTTCAAGTCAGTATGATCATAACTGATTAAATGACACAGTAAACATCTTAAAATCCGTGCACTTACCCTTTACAGGATGAGGTCTTTAAACCTACTTCACTGCCCCATGTGCTTGAACTGTGATAGCTACTGCATTAGGCTTGTAACTGAGAAATCCAGAAACCCAAGTATTTCTGCTTTAGGGcctcatggggaaaaaaaaaacaaaacacaccaaaccaaaacccctaAACTTTCTGGTGCCCACTCCTTCAGTAGCAGTGGCAGGTGCACTCTGGATTTCTGTAAGGCCGGCTACTTATGAAGTATTGCATATACCCAACTGGGAAACAGCTACACAGTTAAATTTTGGAACATGCCAAAAATAAAGCATACTGTAACCTTTTTAGAACACAATTCTAATGGAAAACATCTTACTCCAACTGATCCATTTAAGACATCAGCCCAAATCCCATTCTATTACCTGTAAATTTGCAGATTATAAAGGATTATGAACTGCTCTCAGCTAATTCAACTGTCATTATTGCCCAGTAACTATTTCTTTAATAAGTTAATGTATGAATGAACCTCAGTTCCTCAGAACCCAACAAGCAACTCTACCCctaacaaaaacacaaaactgaataCTTATTTTGGGTGGACTGCAACAATATTTATGATGCAAGTGTTACATCTGGATGTGTATTTTTCCAAACCATCAGCTACCTACCCACAGGACAAAACCATAGACTTCACACCAATGTGaagtctgttttcatttttcaatgtGAACTGTTTTCAGTTGGAGTACATTCGTATTTCACCCAAAAGCTGTTGAagcatcttccttttctgtaaCTAGCCCgtgtttgaagaaaaataccaaacacAGACatacgcacacacacacataaaaatcccaccaaacaaaaatccacaaataCTGCCTGGTCTTGGCTATGCTTTAAAGTTATATGTCCTTAAATGATGAGTGATTAGGCTAGACAGCCTGAAGTTTTTAATATGCTTTAAGTACTGGCATTAGGCTGTACTTGCAACTTCTATACCAAAATAGGAACCACTATGGAGTTGAGATTTTCAGGTAAACAGGACTGATCCAAGGAAGCTGTTTACTGAAAGGGTTGTAAAATGTGGGTTAATGCCTGATTGAAGTCTTGCAGCTTAATTATGGGCAGATCAAGATTTTCACAAAATCAAAATCGCAAGCATTCAAACCAGGAGCTTTACTGCATGAAGACACAATGTGGTATCAAACCTACTCTGGAGCCAGATGTGACAAAGCTATTACAAACTGCACTCTACCTTACTACTACTCTGTTGAAACACAAGTCTCTGAAATTAGACTGAAAACACTTCTTAAATATAGCTAGGGAACTACTAAGCTGATGATTGCAAACATAGCTGTtgacaacagcagcaaaaaacaGAAATACCAAAGTGGGAGTGATGATTAAAATACCATTCCCAGGGCAAAGCTTTAAAGTAATCTTTAACACTTCAGTGgtaaattgcatttttgttaCAAGAGGTTATCTGCAAGAGGTTAAAAAAGGTCAGATtaagtaaaaggaaaaacactgggTGGTGGGGCCATCACTGTGCACATACACTCTATTCCCATTATTGATGGCAGCAGCATGTACTATGGAGCATtagctgctggctgctccaaGATTCACACATGTTCTGGAGAAACGTCCATCAGCAACAAATGCAAGCCAAGTACTCCATCAAACTGAAACCCCCACTGCATGTTTTTTGACCTGTAAAGCTGGACAGTTCCACAGAGGCATCCTGCAAACAAGTGCTCCCAGAACAAACATGGTACTCTACTGAAACACTGCATGTGCTTAGAATGACCACTACAGTACTGCACTGAAGTGCAGCTTTAAATTCATGTTTTAGGTTTTATTCAACAGATTTGGCTTTTCACAATGCCAAATTTTACAAGCTAAGGATGTTCCTGCTCAAGAGCTTACAATCTAGTTTTAGACAGGGgaaccagaaaaacaaacttcaatgaggaaagaaaggacaaagCACTTCATTGAGCATCAACTTGTCAATCTTTGTCCCGAAACACACACACCTTTTAGTTCATCCTCTGGGAGTCAAAAGTACAGTTCAAACAAGAACCATGAGGTTGGAGACCTATAAATGAGGCAACAGGACACTCAACACCAGGGTGTAGTGCAAAACTGTTTATTAAGTAAACTGAATAGAGATGGCAGATGTAACCAGGTGAAGTCTTACTAGTGTACCTCAGAGTACTGCAACCTGACACCTCCAGCACTGCTACTAGAACCCCATGAAGTCCATCAGCCACCCATTTTCATACAAGAATGCCCCAAAATGAACCAAACAAGGGGGGAGGGAAGAATGCTGGTAACAGCAATTTTCTTGGATTTCCCCTGGTAACAGCAATTTTCTTGGATTTCCCCCAGTCACCCTTTTTTGTACAATGAAGCAGCATGGGAGGTCACAGAAGCTAGTCTACAAGATGCCCAAACACTGTTGACCTTTTATGTTCATAGCACTCTGTCAGGCAAGTCACACAGGTATTAATACACTGTTAATTTTACTGCTGATAAACAAACCACTTCTTGCTCCATTAACTGGAGTAACTCCTGACAAAATTTCTGTGCAACACAAACCAACAGtagctgcaaaacaaaaacatgactGTTAAAAAGGGACAGTACTTCTGGCAAAATGGATCATTATTACCCAGGCAAACCCTTCCATGTAACACTCCTATGCATTCCCAAACACACTGAATGGTATACCTGAGTAAACATGGCTGAAGAGCAACAGCCATCTCCCTTAGGTGGAAAAAGAAGTAACAGCACTATTACAGGGTTTCATTTGCATCACACTGCTTCAAAAACCAACTGAAACACTAAACCTACAGGGATGTACAGCCACAGTATGTTCCAAGGAAATTATCCTCTCCAATGAGGTGAAGTTGTCAAACAAACTCGGCTGAAACTGTTTGAAAATTCAGATTCACTTCTTCCCCTAGAAGTGTTATGATTTCATCACCAAGAGATCATGTACAGTCACCATCAAACTAAAAGAATACAGTCTTTCCTACACATAATAAAGTTTAAGTCCTGTTCATTTTACAGTATTAACAGCAATTGTTCACATGTTCTTGAATGGTTTTTAGCACCTGCAGCACAacagaagtgaataaaattcaACCTTCATTGTAAATAACACCAAGTGTTGAGTGGCCAGAACCCTAATACTGACTTCTTTTCAACAtcattttataaatacaagTCATAACCTATTTTTGGACGTTCTTTGGCTCACACACCAGTTAACAAGTtacactgtttttctttctaccCTCAAGTTTGCTGCACAAAAGTGTTCGCTGGGGGAAAGTTGGACCTAGTAGTGACAACCTGATCCTCAGCTGTTAGTACCTGGAAACACTTACTCCGAAGACGAAGTCTGTAGTGACAAAATGACACTTGATAGAAAGTAAGAATACACTGTCTACAAATTGATGACCAGTAATTCACCACATAatactgcttttatttgaagTTGCTAACTTCCAGTACCAGGTTGACTCAAAACTGACTTCTCTCACCATTCATTGGTGAACACTGTTGCCTGTCACGTGCCTTAGCTTTTAAGACCATACCAAGATAAAAAGTCATGGAATTTCAACAGCAGGACATCAGGGAACTTAAATACACCAGGTTTTCAAAACTTTAAATATCCAGTAACTTCATTCTTGCAATGCTGTCCTCCTATACactcccccccccgccccccaccTGCCAACAGATCAAAATGAGAACATCCTCATCATGGAAAACATACGCAATTcaagtaaattttaaaacttgttgCTAAACTActgaaatagtattttaaacagaaaaaccaTTACTGCCCTTTGAAGTGGTTTTGTTAGTTTTTAAAATGGTGTATGAATGTGGACTTGgcaactgtaaagaaaaaaacttccatCAACTACATCTAAGTTATAGGAAAGAAGGCAAATTCCTTATTATCTGGTCAATCTGttggaaagaagaaagtaaagCCGATTTGTGTGtcttcattttctgcttccGTTGCAGCTCACCGGTTACCTATGCAAGCATTTCAAAGTTCAacttaagaaacagaaaaaaactgtttGTGAATCCTTAAACAGTATTATAAAGGTTAAAGATTCTTCCAAAGCATATAAATTTCAAGTTTTGAATAAACCATGCATGAAGATAAGTGGTTAAAACAATATAACCTCAAGATACCTTCCCTTAAAAAACACTCCCAACTGAAGCTTTCCCAAGCTCACACCTGGTGTTTGCtttagtggttttgtttggtttggcattttttgttattgttctTCTGCCCCCAGATGCAGCTATGGGTAACACAGTTCTGTACAGCAGAACCCTACATTCCAGTCATCTGTCTGTCTTCACACTAAAAGCTctttaaaagtgaaaaggaaaaagctctAGTCCTATTGCAATCTGACAAACTGACTCAGGTCATAGTTTCATTAACAGGAAAGTATGAGGTAATATAAAGCACAGCCAAAAAAAGCTACTTTTAAGCACTTGTGTCCAACAGCAAAGACATGAGCACTTTAAATTTGCAGCACTGTTTCTCCCAAAAGAGAACAGATGCCCATGGTCAGAGAAACAAGTTCCATGAACACATTTGTCAAACTGATTCTGTTTTAAATTCACCTCAAAATGGAACGTTTCAAATCATGAAAGGGTCTAAACATAAACATTATTTAATGTTATATACGCACTAAGTTTTTATTAAGCATTACACTAGAACTACTTTTggtataaaaatactttattttaaagctatGAAAGTTATAAATATATGTAGTTAAACTTTCTACTCACAGAATGTTTGCTATTTTAACATTAGTGATTTGTTTCTCCTAACGAATCTGAATTTTATTCGAAATGTTTACAAGACATTTttactttgatttaaaaaacccatCATTACAGGGAGCTGTACTAATTGTGATGTTTTATCAGTATTCATTTAACCTCTAGATTTTTAATGAAGGCAGCAAAAACAACTATTTTCTGATGATACagaatttcttatttcttgaaGCGTTTCTGTGGTTGACCACTTCTTCATTAGTTACCTGCAGCATGGCACCTTCctgccaaagaaaaaaaaagtgtatctGAAGATGTTTATCACATATGTCTAAACCAAATTATCAATAGGGGAACTTcagccattttttaaaaaaaaagtataagcAGTTCACTGGTGTGTCTAACACAAAAGGAACAGGACTTATGTTAGCTGAGTCCACGTTCTTCAGTGCATAGCCTTTTAAGAGGCTATCAACTTTGAAATTAAGGCATTTTTggttgccctttttttttttttttttttgataggttttgttgatttttattttaaaaccaaatctAGTAGAGTATGCCACCCTTACTCTGAATAACTCATTCATTACTTGATAAATTTCCATCAATTTGAGGTGCAAACATTCAATGCAGTGAGAGTAAGGCTGACTAAATTTGGCACTAAGGTTTGTTAGCTGCAAGAACTATAAAAAATGGTGGAAACCTCAACATTCTAGCCAAATTTCAATTTACATAAATACATCGTACACTTATGAAATACCACCTGCAGTTTCATTTGAAGGTTTCACTTTCCCTCCTAAAGAACTGCTTATGCAGTTGTTAAAAGAATGGACGACACATTCCTTCACAGAGGCAGATGTATTCTGTGGTGCAATTTTTTCCTTACACGTAAACAGGCTACAGTTACTTGGGAACCTTCAGGATGAAATGTGTTATATAGAATAGATTACAGCAGACAAGACACGTAACAACATAGTTCATTTTCAACAGCACAGAACTACCTTCGTTGCATTACCTTGCAACCACCATAATGCATAGACTcccaagaaaaaagaaaatgttgcagGATGCAAAAATAAAGTTGTATGATTTAATTAACTTGTGACCTACCATTTTAACTACCAACACCAGGGATGGAACCCTTGCAAAGCTTTACTAATGGACACTTGCAGGTCTCATTTGTTCAACTGTAGCAGTGTACAGTGGCAGCAGTCTATGCTTGTCCAGGGTTCATATCATAGCTAGATtccagtaggaaaaaaatatgttaagtAGCTGAAATtaacagatttctttttgtaaaaaaatttaataatacAAGAAAACAGGATTCACAAGTTTCTTTTCAATTTGTAATCGTTAACTCCATTCATTGCTATGTTAAACTACATAACGATAATCACTATACTGCAAGAATACTGTCATACATGATTAGTTTCTTGGTTTTGAAAcattaagaaaggaaaagtaaataaGATCTTACCTAAAGAAGTTTAACTGAAGCTTAGAACTATTTTGCTCTACACCCTCAGCCTTCGTTGCCATCCTTATAAACAATCTACCGTAGTTAAAGCTTTGCAGAGATACAGCACAGCTTTTTAAGACTGGCTGAACTTTTAGAGATGTTTTCAAGAGTTCTCTTGTACTAGACCTGCGTCCCTGGAAGAGTACCTTGCTGGGGGGGGTTCCTTTCCTTGCCATTGAAGAAGCAGCATctaaaaaatctaaaaaggTGTTTCTCCTTGCAGAGATACCCCTTAAGTTACCTAGATATTTTAAACCTGGTAATTTACAGACAACATACTTTTTCTCACCGGCATTAAATTTTACACGTACAACAATAGCTTTGTATTATGTGGGACCTTATACTACCCACTCCTTGCCTTATtttacagtattaaaaaaaaatctaaaattacaCAATATTTCctttagaattattttattaaaatcataaATGTACAACAGCTTCTTAACTCTACACACGcacttaaatttttaaaaggaaaacgTTATGTCTTATTACACCATGATCCTGgctaaaagcttttcaaaactttgagaaaaatcttaaaaaaggTTTCACATGTCACCTGAAACTTACAAATTTAACATTATCAAAGGAATGCTTCTACACTTACAAAGACCACTAGAAAGaaacaacaattaaaaagcTAAGAAACTGTCTCAAAGGCATTTTTACAATCCTTCCTCCACAGTAAGGTAATGTTATTAAATAATCCAAATCCATTCACAAAATGGCTCTCTGCATCTGCTCTGGTGTCTTCTGCCATACCACTGCATATTTATGCATGACTGAGATAAGTGTTTCCTTAACATTGTTATTTCGATAACCTGAAGCTGTTCTGTTACCTCTGGGCTCTCATCCTCTCCTATTTATACAGTGAAGCCTGTTTCAACAGAagtaaagagtaaaaaaatagGTTATGAAATTATTCATCTaaccattttttaaaggaaagataATATCCTAAAAAGCTTTTAACTCCTGCAGCTACTCTCAAGAATCACTGcaattttaacatttaaaaacatactTACCCATGGCATGCTTGAATAAACTCAGTAACGGCTCCTCCCTCCATATCCACCACTTCCTCCACTGCCCCCAGGACCATAGTTTCCTGCAGTTGCAGAACAAGAAACAGAATAGTCCCATCAGTTCATTTTTGAATCTAGGAAAGTTTTTGACTGGAACGATCAATCTAAGCTTGACTGAATGAAGAGTAACATCTGCTTTACTTCCAGTGACAACATATATAACAAAGACTTCTAACATTTCCTTGTCTTCCTCTAAAGAACCTCCAAAGACTGCCACAGGAAGCAACTAACTACATGCTGAAATCTTAGAAGATTCAACAGTGTCACATGTAATTTGATGCACTGTGCTGTCTTGAGCCTGTGAGTGCTGAATTTGCTCGCAGGCTAAACTTTAGAAGAAAGGGCTTCATGTTTCAGTTGCCATTTCACAAGCCTGATGATATTCCATATCAAGTAACACTTAAGACAACAAAAAGCAagaagcatcagaaaaaaaagacacaagataaaaagaaatcacagcaaATATTCTGGAAATTGACCAGACTCTCCACAAATAGTGTGAGCTGACAGCAAAGAACATGAAATAGAATCTTTAAACTCAAAATTGCTAAACACTGTGGAAAAGTACA contains:
- the NFE2L3 gene encoding nuclear factor erythroid 2-related factor 3, with protein sequence MAEDVDLKACQAALDDCCPPRGEDQLELQEEEGKDINQSNSNHVDSLLSFEGYLQLLSSQVENMLEVNFLEDTQVATSSRGQDPSSSHHNINLTQTLQNSFSPPDAILLRADYPTQINSKPRHLQRQELFPQSSSETTNSESLFHGSNLTGLFSAADLRNLTAQDGNFDEIKLMSLALEEGFGPLEASQIFEEPCSDSGLPLNSNHSTISYSVCCEDSVGYSSGVKSAPSHGLGAVGGHCQENIKHSYVGYPGDAQCPTEATLQQFFHNHTYNQLPSQAASTPEHHQQMWMKKSNEVEDRCHNSTATNRSRDECRAKALRIPFSVDEIVSMSVDSFNTMLAKNQLTETQVSLLRDIRRRGKNKVAAQKCRKRKLNAILNLEEDVCNLQTQKESLKKEHSQCSKSINQIKQKLNSLYHDIFSRLRDDQGRPVNPRQYVIHCSSNGGVFIIPKHLAKSEQKQDNRKEQKQM